Within the Zea mays cultivar B73 chromosome 10, Zm-B73-REFERENCE-NAM-5.0, whole genome shotgun sequence genome, the region CGACCTGCTTGTCCAAGAGGAGTGTAGAATCAGGGCCCAAGAGGGCCGCTACAATACCGCTACAGAGACAAAGACACTATAACATGCCCCTTAGGTTGTTTAGATAAAGATAGACTAGTTTGGCATAAAATTAgaattagagataagattagatctAGTGCTTAGGGTCAAGTAACCCTCTCTATATAAGGAGAGGGATTGTATCAATTGAAGGTAAGCAAGAGATTAGAAGAAAATCCCTTCTATCTTGACGGGCGTGGGCAAGCCCTACGGCCGGCCTCCCCAGCGCCTCCTAACCCTAGCCGCAAATTCTCTCTCTAAGATCAGCAGATCAGCCATGACACCCTATACCGTGCACAGCCTCCTCACCTCCGCCGGCGACAACCCAGCCGCCACCCCTTCTCCCTCCCCTCGCTTGCAGCCCTAACCCATGAACAGCACCTCGAGTACTGTAGTATCCCAGCCTTCCATAACAATGGATCATTCTATTCAGCATGGTACTGTAGCACCTCGAGTACTGTAGTGTCCCAGCCATCCATAACAATGGATCATTCTATTCAACACTGTAAACAAAAATATAACATTGTTCCATCTGCACATGAAGCATATGAGCTTTAGACACGAAGCGTTTTTTAAAAGACAGATAGAAGACCCTAAAAGGGCATAGACCTAGTATAGTAATGAGAACTATCTCACTGAGTCACTAGGTAACGGATTCGAAACAGCCTATCCGCATTTGCGGGAGAGGCTTGTCTCAGTTTATCACTTTCCCaaaccccactcatgtgggagcctccgcCACTAGATCTGCCCTTTTTACAGATATGATGCACTAAGGTCCTGTCATTTGCAGAATATATAGTCTATTCTCCATTTAGTCTTTAACACTTAGTTCAGCGCTAGTAAACAGTTGTTTTATACCTAAGGCCAAATTTTAATTAAACAATTAGCTTGCAGATGCTAACCCAAAATAATTGAGGCAAAATATGCTTTGAAATTGTTCCATAAGTTATAACCCTAGCCAAGTTcaatgaacaaactccatgttacaCAATAGAACCAAAGAAATCAGAAAATACCTCTTTCATTCTCAACTGCTTCATCTAGCACTAAGTTGAGTAGTTGGTCATATCCCTTTAGAGTTCCTGTCACTGGATGCATGAATAAGGTGGCAAGTTAGCATATAGAGAAAAAATTACAAGTTCCTTTAAATCACTGAAGGAGCTTACACATTCATCAGCAACTAGCTCAAGTATGCCTAAGATGGATAGATGAACGATTCCAACACAAAAGGAAGTTGCACGCCAAGAGGTTGTGTAAATGACTGCATAGAACATTCCACGTTGTagaacacaaaatgatgacaacaGTACTAGTTCGTTTTGTTTTCCCACTTTATATGTTCCTTTAGTGTTCTGTAAAGACAGGCAAACAAACACATACCTAGTCAGAGAGCAAGCACACATTACATTCTAGAGTAAATTTCACAGAACCTACGGTTATGACCCAAGTGTCATAAACCCTAGGTTTTGGGGTTGAGCCCAGCCATACactaagggctgatttggtggtaAGGGATCCCAAGGGGATCCATGGGGGAGGAATCCCCttgttattcaaaattgaattgtaAGGGTATTTCTCCCGCATGGATCCCCTTGGGATCCCTtaccaccaaatcagccctaactGTTCGCTGATTACAATTGCTATTTCAAGTCTATCAAGCTTAGTCTTTCTTTAGAGTGAAAGCATTGGCCTTGGAAGATGAACTTTAGCAAGACAGACAACCTACTTTGAATCTAGACCGAATGACCGACTTATCTATTATTCCTGCTCCTCTTGCTTTGGTACTAACTCCTTAGAAGCGAGCGCACTTAACCATAGCAAAGTGTACAGCAACAATAGGGTGGTAAGAGAAGAGAGGCTTAGTTCTTGCTAGATAGGATATTGCCTTTACGTACATTCGCAGAGCCCTAGCTACCCTCATCTTATGTGCTTTTGCACCAACTACTGGTTCAGGACTACAGGCAAGCAAAGAAAGAAAACAACCTAGTGACGAGCCTTGCTTGCTATTGGCTTTCTTCTGCTCGTAACGTGCCATAGTTACTCACAACAACAGTATGTGCATGTGCGTTAGAGCTTAGGCTTTCTAAAGGCAGCtcaagcaagaaaagaaatagttGGTTGATTGAAGCCATATCTTCTGTGTGCGTTGTAGTATGGGTGACTCTTAGGAAAATAAACAAATAAAAGAAGCGAGGCCGCTGCCTCCCTAGGCTGCGGGAAGGAAGAGTGGGTTAGCAGGCTTTCTTCACATGTTTTTTTCCTAAAAGGAAGAGTGAGAATGCGGGCTGTTTCGAAAGAAACTATGAAAAAATGAAGATTTCTCGTCCAATCGGACAGGGCTCGCGAACCTAGTCTAGTATAGTTGGATGAACTCCGCGCCTGCCTGAAAGCATGAGTGCCGAGCCTGCCAGGGCATTATCCATTTTCAGTTTCCCATCCTGTTGGCTGCCTTCTTCTTAGCCAACTGAAGAATCGATTGAAGTCCATTGATTGTGTAAAACGAAACACACTTTCTTCTTTTCCTAGTACCGTCCATACTCCATAGAGGGCAAGAGTGATGCCTAAAATCACGAGGAAATGCAGTTTTCGAAATCCATATTGTGGTTTCCAGAGGTCAAATCTGCTTACGTGATTCATGTGAGAACCAATGCCAGCTCAACCAAAGCGTGCCATAGACTTCAGTGCTTCTTCAGTGCTTTAAGAAAATTAAAAATACGATTGTATTTGTGGTCAGTGAACGGAATAGGCCCATCACCTACTGATAATCCCAAGTTTTGTGGTTCACAGTTCGCTAATGTAGCGTCAAACAACAATGACTTATATGGCTCTTGGTATAACCAAGCGCTGGGGCTTGTAGTGGTTTCGTGATTCGTGAATTTCACTCGATAATTTATCCAAAACAACTAGTGCACAGCAGCACAAATTCGCACAAATAAGCCCATGAACAAGATATTTATCCATCCGATTTATATCGATCGATGGATAGAGACTATCGTAGGACTCCATTTAACAGTAACCAATAGCTCAACGCTGCTGCAAGGAGAATGTGCAAATTAGGAGGAGAAAGGGTGGAGGGATGTGAAATCAACCTTGGCGGCCGCCGGTGAGCTTCACCTGGACGCCCTTGTCGACGAACTTCGCCAGGTCGAGTGCAGTTTCCTTGCGCCCAGCCTAGCCATGAAACAAGCAGCACCGCTCAACCTCGCATCACGCGCCACCACGAATGTAGACAAGCAGACTGTTTCGCGCACGAGGAAAGGGGGCATCGATGTTTTACCATCTCGACACGAAATCCTTCCCGCAGATCCTGCTGCCTCCGCCTGCCGAAAATCGCCGAGAGACTAGAACGGATTTTCGCCCTAACAGTCGATGCGGCCGCCGCAGCTCGGCAGGGACGGAGAGGTGGAAGTGGGAAAAACTCGCCGAGAAACAGAGCAGGTCCTTGTCCGTACATTCTTAGACGTGTTCAAAAGAGTTTTTTTTAACTCAACTAAAATTTAGTCTATATTCTATAATGTCTGAATTGTTATCAGAAAAAGCAGAAAAAATAAAGTAAATTAATCAACAAATCACATAGCATGACACATATTTACGTGTAAAACCCTTCAATGCTAAGAAAAAAATCACGGACACCATGTTAACAACTCACACTATCAGTGTATTGATTCAACTCACAATAGCGATTACAGAGAATTATAGTTTGGGAAGGAAGAACAGCACGAGGATTAAAGATAGCAGAAGAATGTCGAAGCCACTCTAGAAGGGACTAGAAGAACCTAGAGGGGAAGGTAGAGGATACATAGAAGAGATAACTCGAGAAGGAAGATAAACATCAGCACTCTGAATATTCGATACCCCATTCTCCTGTCCGCCAGGCTCCTTTGTAGCGTCTCTTAGTAATATGGGCCGGCATGGGCCGTTTGGGCTCACATTCCCTAACATTCTCCCCTTCTTAAAATTCGGCTTGCCCCCAAACCGATACATGGCATCAATTCCACCAGGCTCCCATTGCAAGTGCAAGCAATTTATCCAAATAATACCCGAGTCCGAGTGAAGAGCCCTTGAAATGCGCTCATATAGATTTGTGGCACCTTCACTTCCTGTAGTCGAGATGAACTTCtttatcttctcgtattgtctgTCACTAACAACTGAATCCACTCGACAGCCTTCCTCCAACGGATCTGAGACTTTTATAATCTTTGCCCATCCAACCAATCTATCCAAAAATTGTTTTGCAATTTTCTCATGCAGCAGTAGACAAGAAGTAGCACTGCAGACTTGACCAGCATCCGCGAAGATCCCAAACATGGCCTCTTCAACAGCTTTGTCAATGTCACCAATGTCAACAAAGACAATAAAGTACCACTCTATGGAATTGCTTGGTAGCTTTTCAATATCAGATGTGATCATAACAAAGATTGTGCTCTCAGGAATCCCTTCAAGGCTATTGTAGATAGTGTGCCATCCTTCCTTATCCATGTGCTGGCAATCATCAACGATCAGAACCTTGAAGTGTGAAGAGGCAGGGACTCCATAGACATTCCTGAGAAAGGTCGAAGCATCAATCTCTTCTATATTGTTGCTGCTTTCCGATAATATGGCCATGCACTCGTCACAGCGCCCACAAGGCTGGTTCCTGCCTGGGGAACGACAATTCAGCGCTGCTGCAAACGTTCTAGTCGTGGACGTCTTGCCCACGTCGTGCTGACCATGGAAGAGGTAGATAGGAGCAAGCTTCCCTTTCAAAACAACACCGAGAGGGACTGAGCAATAACACCATGCCTCACAAGCTCGGAGAAAGATATGGGCCGGTACTGCATAAATAAATTCCTGGAGCTCTCCTGGAACGTGTTGGCCTTCCTCCGGCCAAGCTCCTCCCCATCACCCAACAAGCCAAAGGCCCTGTCCTTTGCACTCCTCGACATCCCGGAAGTGGTCGAGCAACAACTCTGATTGTGGAGCGCGGCCTTGGCCATGGCATTGGCCTTGATGATGTTGGTCCGGCTGTCTACACATGTGTGTCGTAGTTTGCTGCCAAACGCCACCACGCTTCCGCTGCGCACCACGACACCTGGATCCCACAAGAATCGTTGCTGAACATTCACAACTGCTCTGTAGGATATAGCAGTAACACGCTCCGTGTAGTAACCCTTGCCAATGATGCGATCGAAGAGCTTCCCTTGTGCGCAGGTCTCCATTACCATCACAACCATCACATAGTGACTGCAAGCAGCTATAGTAACTGGCAATGAACCCCAGACATCTCCTTGACCCCCAATCTGGCTGGGACATTTGGTCGAACACCCAAGGGGCGAGTTGCTGCTGCTATCCGTCTTGGACTTGAAGATGGTGAAGGAGCAGCCGAGCTGGCGGTAGTTGGGAGTAGAGAAGAAGGGGACGAACGGGCGGTCGGGGAAGTACTCGTATCCGTCCTCCACCACCTGGTGCGCCCTGCACATGATGTCCAGCCCCTGCGCGTGGAGGAATTCCGCCGTGACGTCGGCGTCGAAGGTGCTGGACACGTCGCGGTCCTGGCCGGACTAGAGCAGGTGGATGGAAACCCTATCCTCGATCTCCAGCTCGATCCAGGTCACCTTGGAGGAGCCGTCGGGCATGTCGGCGATGAGGCATCCCGACGGAAGGTGGCCCGAGCGCGATGGACGCGCGCCGAACCTGGCGTCGACGTGCACGTCTGGGCCGAGGAACGAGCCACCGGGCTTGGCGAAGATGTTGTTGTACGTGTCGACGTGGAGCACCTCTCAACCACCCGTATTGACCCACATGCGCTCGCCGGCTTGCGCCATCCTGATGAGCTCGTCCATGGCGCGTTCGGTGAGGCCCTCGAAGAGGCACCGGGCGGGGGCCAAGGGTGAGGAGGCGTCCCCGTCGGCGGCGAGCTTGCGCGAGAGGCGAGCCGCGAAAGAGTGCGGCGAGGGGAGGGATGGGGGGTTGTGCGGCGGGACGAGGATCGTGCAGCCCGCGTCGGTGAGCAGCACCGCCGTCGCGTCGATGGTGGAGGAAGTGTATGGACCGTAGTAGTCGCCACGATTGGAAACGTAGTAGTCGCCGCGGTTGAGGACTCTCATCAAACACTTGGTGGGCGTGTCGACAGGTACCTCCTCCTCCACTAGATCTGGGACAACGCCCACGTCACCGAGCGCGCCTACGACCGTATCGCCAAAAACTGGCTCTACGGACCCTTCGTCGGTGTTGATGAAGAAGCTGTCGGTGTCCGCATCGTGCGGTGCGTCGGGGTCGGTGGAGGATGGGCCGTACCCGTGGTCGGCGAACTCGGTGTTGACAGTCGCGACCTCGCCATCAAATAATCCTCCCCAGTCGTCGGCGATGACGGATGGCGTTGCGCAGTACCGCTCGCCATCATCGAAGCATCCGCCCCGGTTGTCGGCGATGACGACGGCCCCAACGGCCACAGCCCGGGTGGGCGGCGCGCGGGCAGATGCGTCGGAGGAGGGGTGGTTGACGCTAGGCGGGGTGGGCGGTTGGTCGATGTACGCGGCAGACGAGAAGCGTCAGTCCCAGCGAGTCTCCCACTCGTCGAACCTCCTGTTGAACTCGTCGAGGATGAGCTTGACGTCGAGAGTCATGGCGTTGGCAAATTGAAGCCGAGGATCGAacgaatctgataccacttgttaaCAACTCACACTATCAGTGTGTATTGATTCAACTCACAATAGCGATTACAGAGAATTATAGTTTGGGAAGGAAGAACAGCACGAGGATTAAAGATAGCAGAAGAATGCCGAAGCCACTCTAGAAGGGACTAGAAGAACCTATAGGGGAAGGTAGAGGATACATAGAAGAGATAACTCGAGAAGGAAGATAAACAGCAGCACTCTGAATATTCGATACCCCATTCTCCTGTCCGCCATGCTCCTTTGTAGCGTCTCTTAGTAATATGGGCCGGCATGGGCCGTTTGGGCTCACATTCCCTAACACACCACCCAGCGAAAcctttattgtatgtggagtgtttACAGAACGTCGTCAGTATACGGCGGCTTACAAAAGGAGTCAAAAGACTATGCTCCGACTTAAGCCTTCTGGCGACGAGCCTTCACTCTGCTCGTCAACACAAACTCCGTATgtagaatttggatcacaaattCAACATGAATGGTAATTAAGTCTATTAAATataatctaattataaaactaattatatagATCAATATTAAAAGAATAGACaaatttattaaacctaattaagTCTATATTTagtacttgttggggacttgttctcaaatgctatgaattaagaacaaggcaacataaaatgttaaatgttaatgcccttcgtccaacgaagcattattcccttaaggattaatgagccttggacgaaggttaaagacaatatgattacgaaggttaaatcttcgtaattgaatcctaatagattgaataaaataatataaaatacaaagcgtcaaaggtgaataaattataaacgaacaacattactttcatattatatcgatttaatacatttaagcattgggtacaattatacctttgccttgacaaaagaTTGATTCCCAAATGGTGTGATCGCTATTACAgggatgcgtgaacagtaaaggaatattgttcactatttatagacacgggacacatcctgtgaggaattacaattatgcccctcataagggattacaacagcgactcaaacatttatggactaaaaggtcattctacttttatgtcggtttgtaattccgaagcttcatgaaaaggaaccttcggtcatcacatgcggacagcttcagccgaagctgtttcttcctacaagaccttcggcgacgaagcatagtcccaacagtactcACAATTAATATTGAATTATTTGATGTGACACGAACTAAACTTTAGCCAATGAACCCAACACTCCAGTCAAGGAATCAAACACTACCTAAGGTCAAGTTATGAGTTGACTAGCACAGCTCACATTTGATTAGTGTCAATCGGGTTGAAATAGTCCGTGTTTTTTTGTTTAGCGTGTCGGATCAGGGTTTTTGGAGTTGAATCGGGTTTTGGATTTAGATCAAGTTGGAATAGATTTTAGGTCAAAATCATGGTTCATGCCTAGCACGTGGATTATTGCGGGTCAAAAGATATGCCTAGTCTCATCGATTGTATTAGTCGGATAGGGTTAGGTCTAGTTTTTTTTACAGTCTGGCTCGGAATGGTTAGATCGGGTGGCATATGTTCGGATCTAATTCCCTATGCATATCTCTATGTAGTTCTATTGTATTCTACTATATCTCTTTAAAAGAAACTCTCCCTACAACTCATTTAACGCTTTTTATCAATTTTTTGAATTTTAAAAACATATAATATTTATAATACTGTAATATACATTATTATCAAGTGGAGTTTAAACAGAATTAATA harbors:
- the LOC100282349 gene encoding LSM7-like — translated: MYGQGPALFLGEFFPLPPLRPCRAAAAASTVRAKIRSSLSAIFGRRRQQDLREGFRVEMAGRKETALDLAKFVDKGVQVKLTGGRQVTGTLKGYDQLLNLVLDEAVENEREQDDPLKLSGKTRQLGLIVCRGTAVMLVSPTDGTDEIANPFLADGA